CCCCAGACAGACTACGAATACATCCGCAAGAGATGAGGATTCCACCCCTGCGGTCCGCCGTACAGATGGGATCTGATGTTAGCCTTGGTAGTTCGGTGACGCCCGATCGGTCGACGATCAACGTGTCATCGAACGTGGACCATTATGTGTGAGTGTGTATCAACATTCACCGCCAACAGACCCTCCCCTCACGGGGAGTAACATATAGCATTCCGGTTGATCCTGCCGGAGGTCATTGCTATTGGAGTCCGATTTAGCCATGCTAGTTGCACGAGTTCAGACTCGTAGCAGATAGCTCAGTAACACGTGGCCAAACTGCCCTATGGATCCGGATAACCTCGGGAAACTGAGGCTAATCCGGAATACCGTTCAACACCTAGAGTGGTGTGAACGCGAAACGTTACGGCGCCATAGGATGTGGCTGCGGCCGATTAGGTAGACGGTGGGGTAACGGCCCACCGTGCCCATAATCGGTACGGGTTGTGAGAGCAAGAGCCCGGAGACGGTATCTGAGACAAGATACCGGGCCCTACGGGGCGCAGCAGGCGCGAAACCTTTACACTGCACGATAGTGCGATAAGGGGACTCCGAGTGCGAGGGCATATAGCCCTCGCTTTTCACGACCGTAAGGTGGTCGTAGAATAAGTGCTGGGCAAGACCGGTGCCAGCCGCCGCGGTAATACCGGCAGCACGAGTGATGACCGCTATTATTGGGCCTAAAGCGTCCGTAGCTGGCCACGCAAGTTTATCGGGAAATCCGCGCGCTCAACGCGCGGGCGTCCGGTGAAAACTGTGTGGCTTGGGACCGGAAGACCAGAGGGGTACGTCCGGGGTAGGAGTGAAATCCCGTAATCCTGGACGGACCACCGGTGGCGAAAGCGCCTCTGGAAGACGGATCCGACGGTGAGGGACGAAAGCTCGGGTCACGAACCGGATTAGATACCCGGGTAGTCCGAGCTGTAAACGATGTCTGCTAGGTGTGGCACAGGCTACGAGCCTGTGCTGTGCCGTAGGGAAGCCGTGAAGCAGACCGCCTGGGAAGTACGTCCGCAAGGATGAAACTTAAAGGAATTGGCGGGGGAGCACTACAACCGGAGGAGCCTGCGGTTTAATTGGACTCAACGCCGGACATCTCACCAGCATCGACAATGTGCAGTGAAGGTCAGATTGATGATCTTACTGGAGCCATTGAGAGGAGGTGCATGGCCGCCGTCAGCTCGTACCGTGAGGCGTCCTGTTAAGTCAGGCAACGAGCGAGACCCGCACTCCTAATTGCCAGCAACACCCTTGTGGTGGTTGGGTACATTAGGAGGACTGCCAGTGCCAAACTGGAGGAAGGAACGGGCAACGGTAGGTCAGTATGCCCCGAATGTGCTGGGCGACACGCGGGCTACAATGGCCGAGACAGTGGGATGCAACCCCGAAAGGGGGCGCTAATCTCCGAAACTCGGTCGTAGTTCGGATTGAGGGCTGAAACTCGCCCTCATGAAGCTGGATTCGGTAGTAATCGCGCCTCAGAAGGGCGCGGTGAATACGTCCCTGCTCCTTGCACACACCGCCCGTCAAAGCACCCGAGTGGGGTCCGGATGAGGCCAGTGCAACGCTGGTCGAATCTGGGCTCCGCAAGGGGGCTTAAGTCGTAACAAGGTAGCCGTAGGGGAATCTGCGGCTGGATCACCTCCACAGACCGGGATCAGGCCGTCGTGCCTGACCCACCTTGACTCGTGGCGCTTTGCGCCACGCAGTCCACGTTCGATCGACCAGCGTTCGGCCGATCGGGCACCTTTGAACTACCGAGGCTAACACAATACGCTCTGTCCGCCCATCGTGGGCGGACGTGGGCCCATAGCTCAGTGGTAGAGTGCCTCCTTTGCAAGGAGGATGCCCAGGGTTCGAATCCCTGTGGGTCCATGTCTCGGAGGAAATCTCGGATCGTGCCCCTTAAGTGGGAGACGGCCCGACGATTGAATCCGAACGAACCGATGCACCACCCCGTGTAAACGCGGGTGGGAAGGGTTAATGCATGCCGCGTCTACGGCGTGCAGATGAGACCGTGTGTACGTGTAGTCCAGGCGTCCACTGGACCCGTTCCCGGGTCACTACGTGGTCGTAACATCCGTTACGACTGCCGATCCGATGAACGTGGCTACTGTGCCAGCTGGTGGATCGCTCGGCTTGAGAGCTGACGAAGGACGTGCCAAGCTGCGATAAGCCTGAGGGAGCCGCACGGAGGCGAAGAACTCAGGATCTCCGAATGGGAATCCCCACCGCAATTGCTTCGCGCAATGGGGAACGTCGAGAATTGAAACATCTTAGTATCGACAGGAAAAGAAAGCAAACGCGATGTCGTTAGTAATGGCGAATAAACGCGACACAGTCCAAACCGAAGCCTTCACGGGCAATGTGGTGTTCGGACTGACAATCACTCTCCGGAAGCCGACAGGAAGTCTCTTGGAATAGAGCACGAAACAGGGTGACAGTCCCGTATTGTCGACGAGTAAGAGACGAGTCAGTTCCAGAGTAGCGGGGGTTGGATATCCCTCGTGAATATCGCGGGCATCGACCGCGAAGACTAAACACTCCTCAAGACCGATAGCGAACAAGTAGCGTGAGCGAACGCTGAAAAGCACCCCACGAAGGGAGGTGCAATAGGGCGTGAAATCAGTTGGCGATGGAGCGACAGGGCACACAAGGTCCCGGACAAAATGAATCAGGTGCGAACCTGTAGTAAGAAGTTTGGGAAGCCGGTGTTCTGTCGTACGTTTTGAAAAACGAACCAGGGAGTGTGCCTGTTTGACGAGTCTAACCAGATCATCTGGGAAGGCGTAGGGAAACCGATATGGTCGCAGTGCTTTGCACCAGGACCACCGTGTTCAAGCGCGGGGAGTCAAACGGGTACGACCCGAAACCGGACGATCTAGGCGTGGGCAAGATGAAGCGTGCCGAAAGGCACGTGGAAGTCTGTTAGAGTTGGTGTCCTACAATACCCTCTCGTGACCTACGTCTAGGGGTGAAAGGCCCATCGAGTCCGGAAACAGCTGGTTCCAACCGAAACATGTCGAAGCATGACCTCTGCCGAGATAGTTTGTGGGGTAGAGCAACGGATTGGGGGACCGCACTCCGAGAGGAGTGCGCCCCCCTGTCCAACTCCGAACCTACAAACGTCGTTTGACGCAGGGAGTCCGGTGCACGGGGTAAGCCTGTGTACCGTGAGGGAGACAACCCAGAGCTGGGTTAAGGTCCCCAAGTGTAGACTAAGTGCGATCGAAGGTGGTCTCAAGCCCTAGACAGCCGGGAGGTGAGCTTAGAAGCAGCTACCCTCTAAGAAAAGCGTAACAGCTTACCGGCCGAGGTTTGAGGCGCCCAAAATGATCGGGGCTCAAGTCTACCACCGAGACCTAGCAGTGCGGTTCACACCGCAATCTTGTAGGTTGGCGTTCTGTTCGGGTGGAAGCACGGAAGAGATTTCGTGTGGACCGTTCAGTAACGAAAATCCTGGTCATAGTAGCAGCGTTAGTCGGGTTAGAACCCCGACGGCCGAACGAGTAAGGGTTCCTCAGCAATGCTGATCAGCTGAGGGTTAGCCGGTCCTAAGTCTGCCCGTAAGTCGACGCAGACAACAGGGAAATAGGTTAATATTCCTATGCCAGTGTGCACTCAAAGCTGACGCTTTGGGGCCGCCTGAGCCGGGCTTTCGCCCGGTCGAACTGTCGAAGAGCGTGGAAGCCGTAATGGCACGAAGCGTTCGAATGGCAGGATCGCGCAAGTCAGGTCTACCCAGAGCCCGTGAAAAAGCGAGCACACTGTCCGTACCGAGATCCGACACAGGTACTCATGGCGGCGAAAGCCAAGGTCTGTCGGGATCAACCGACGTTAGGGAATTCGGCAAGTTAGTCCCGTACGTTCGCAATAAGGGATGCCTGCCTCGCGAAGAGGCAGGTCGCAGTGACTCGGGCGCTCCGACTGTCTAGTAACAACATAGGTGACCGCAAATCCGCAAGGACTCGTACGGTCACTGAATCCTGCCCAGTGCAGGTATCTGAACACCCCGTACAAGGGGACGAAGGACCTGTTAACGGCGGGGGTAACTATGACCCTCTTAAGGTAGCGTAGTACCTTGCCGCTTCAGTAGCGGCTTGCATGAATGGATCAACGAGAGCGCCACTGTCCCAACGTTGGGCCCGGTGAACTGTACGTTCCAGTGCGGAGTCTGGAGACCCCCAAGGGGAAGCGAAGACCCTATAGAGCTTTACTGCAGGCTGTCACTGAGACGTGGTCGCCATTGTGCAGCATAGGTAGGAGGCGTTACACAGGTACCCGCGCTAGCGGGCCACCGAGCCAACATTGAAATACTACCCGATGGTGACTGCGACTCTCACTCCTGGCGGAGGACACTGGTAGCCGGGCAGTTTGACTGGGGCGGTACGCGCCTGAAAAGATATCGGGCGCGCCCCAAGATTTCCTCACTCGGGTCGGAGACCCGAGGAAGAGCGCAAGAGCAAAAGGAAGTCTGACAGTGTCCGGCACAACGACGGACGCTGACGCGAAGGCGTGGTCTAGCGAACCAATTAGGCTGCTTGATGCGGCCAATTGCTGACAGAAAAGCTACCTTAGGGATAACAGAGTCGTCACTCGCAAGAGCACATATCGACCGAGTGGCTTGCTACCTCGATGTCGGTTCCCTCCATCCTGCCCGTGCAGAAGCGGGCAAGGGTGAGGTTGTTCGCCTATTAAAGGAGGTCGTGAGCTGGGTTTAGACCGTCGTGAGACAGGTCGGCTGCTATCTATTGGGGGTGTTACGGTATCTGACGGGAACGTTCGTATAGTACGAGAGGAACTACGAATGGGTGCCACTCGTGTACCAGCTGTCCGGAAGGGCACGTGCTGGGCAGCGACGCACCACGGGGTAAGAGCTGAACGCATCTAAGCTCGAAACCCACCTGAAAAAGAGATACCACTGAGATCACTCGTAGAAGACGAGTTCGATAGACTCGGGGTGTACGCACCAAGGCAACGAGGTGTTGAGCCCGCGAGCACTAATCGATCGAGCCACACATTCATACTACATCGCATTGGATCCGTGACGCGAGAACGGGTCCGGACGCAAACTGGACTACACGTATACTACGGTCTTGGACACACCGACCGATATTGGTATCACAACGGTTCGATCCCGTTGATCGGCATTACGGCGGCCACAGCGGCGAGGTTCCTCCCGTACCCATCCCGAACACGGAAGATAAGCTCGCCTGCGTTACGATCAGTACTGGAGTGGGCGACCCTCTGGGAAATTCGTTTCGCCGCCACCATTCATACTCACAACCCTACAGAGCCACTGCATTGCAGTGGCCCTGTGGGGTTTTCTGCGTATATACCGCTGCTTCCAGTGGCTAAACTGAATTCGGTACCGATATACGAACCGTCACGACGATACAGAGCGATCGAGCCCGAATCAGACACCGACAATGGTTCCGTCACGCTCCCACCCGACGTAGAATCATTCTCCAGCGATTCACTGACGACGTTCTCGAATAGCCAGTGTTGATCCGTTCCGTCGAGTAGCAACGGAATTCTGTTCCCTAATCTGCTACTGCGTGAAAATGTCACCCGGAACACTAACGTCCAGCCTCATCCCGTGGCGGCGTGCCGCGTCGGCTGGCTAACCCTCGTGCCGGGCGGGGGACCTCGTGGGAGCTCCCCGGTACTACTGTTGCGTGCCCGGGTTCGCCGTGCTGTCATCGCACCCGAATGGGTTTGCTCGGACGGGGACTAAAGGCACGCACCCGTTCTAGGAACGGGGCTGGTTTAACTCTTGCAGGCTCGACCCGTTCATATCGGTTCGTCCCCGTTCTTGCGACCGATTCGACGTGAGACGATTCGAGTGAGCGAACAGTGTCGGTTCTCAGTTCGGCTCAGGCGGCTCAGTGATGTTTTCCCCTTCGGTCTCCGCGAGCCACTGATCGTAGGTGTCGGGTTCGACGACGACGATCGTAGCGTCCATCCGCGAGTGGCCGGCGCCGCAGAATTCGGCGCAGACAGCGTTGTAGCGGCCGGGTTCGGAGACGATCGTTCGGGCGCGGGTATAGCGGCCGGGGAACGCGTCCTGTTTGATGGCCAGATCCGGCACGAACAACGAGTGAATGACGTCGTCACTGGTAAGCCAGACGGTGACGTTTCGATCGGCCGGGATCACGATTTCGTTCTCGGTCGTGGCGTTCGATTCGGGATAGGTCGCTTGCCACTCCCACTGGTATCCGCGAACGTGGATCTCCTCGTCGCCCGTGTCGGGAAGTTCTTCGAACGATCCGATTCCCTCCTGACTGCGGTTGTCGGCGTCGAGGGCCTGTGACGGAGACACGTATGGGCTGACGAGGACGCTGTAGCCAGAGAGGCCGACGAAAAGCAGGATGATCGCCGTCGCGGCGGTCCAGGTGATTTCGAGGGCGGGGTCCTCG
This portion of the Natrinema salinisoli genome encodes:
- the coxB gene encoding cytochrome c oxidase subunit II, whose amino-acid sequence is MSRRRRTFVSVVVAGFSSLLVLTASVAAQSENRDLIDGLEYQLLYVALPLTLFVLVILVYAAVKFHDNDDPQPTTEDPALEITWTAATAIILLFVGLSGYSVLVSPYVSPSQALDADNRSQEGIGSFEELPDTGDEEIHVRGYQWEWQATYPESNATTENEIVIPADRNVTVWLTSDDVIHSLFVPDLAIKQDAFPGRYTRARTIVSEPGRYNAVCAEFCGAGHSRMDATIVVVEPDTYDQWLAETEGENITEPPEPN